The following are encoded together in the Xanthomonas vesicatoria ATCC 35937 genome:
- a CDS encoding LysR substrate-binding domain-containing protein — translation MNLRDLKYLVALADHKHFGRAATACFVSQPTLSTQIKKLEDELGVSLVERAPRKVMLTPAGREAAVRARSIVAEVEQMKEAARRSQDPEAGTVRLGIFPTLAPYLLPHVVPRIRERFPRLELLLIEEKSDQLMHQLREGRLDAALLALPLQDDQLHAEFLFEEPFVLAVPEGHPLSRHDSMTLDDLSEQRLLLLEDGHCLREQALDVCHLAGALEKSEFQATSLETLRQMVAANVGVTLLPLLAVKPPVARSENIRLIRFREDKQPSRRIAMAWRRSSAMTAFLEQLSQLFKELPDSLFTLEQPVAGPKAVAA, via the coding sequence ATGAATCTGCGTGACCTGAAATATCTGGTAGCCCTGGCCGACCACAAGCACTTCGGTCGTGCTGCGACGGCATGTTTCGTCAGCCAGCCGACGCTGTCCACCCAGATCAAGAAACTCGAAGACGAGCTCGGCGTGTCGCTGGTGGAACGCGCGCCGCGCAAGGTCATGCTGACCCCGGCCGGCCGGGAAGCTGCCGTGCGTGCGCGCAGCATCGTGGCCGAGGTCGAACAGATGAAGGAAGCCGCACGGCGCAGCCAGGACCCGGAAGCGGGCACCGTGCGGCTGGGCATCTTTCCCACCCTGGCACCGTACCTGTTGCCGCATGTGGTGCCGCGCATCCGCGAGCGGTTTCCGCGCCTGGAACTGCTGTTGATCGAAGAGAAAAGCGATCAACTGATGCATCAGCTGCGCGAAGGGCGGCTGGACGCTGCCTTGCTGGCGCTGCCGTTGCAGGACGACCAGCTGCATGCCGAATTCCTGTTCGAAGAACCCTTCGTACTGGCCGTGCCGGAAGGCCACCCGCTGTCGCGCCATGACAGCATGACCCTGGACGATCTGTCCGAGCAGCGCCTGTTGCTGCTGGAAGACGGCCACTGTCTGCGCGAACAGGCGCTGGATGTCTGCCATTTGGCCGGCGCATTGGAAAAGTCTGAATTCCAGGCCACCAGCCTGGAAACACTGCGTCAGATGGTGGCCGCCAATGTCGGCGTGACCCTGCTGCCGTTGCTGGCAGTCAAACCGCCGGTGGCGCGCTCGGAGAATATCCGTCTGATCCGCTTCCGCGAAGACAAGCAACCCAGCCGCCGTATTGCCATGGCATGGCGTCGCAGCTCGGCCATGACCGCTTTCCTGGAGCAGCTGTCGCAGTTGTTCAAGGAATTGCCGGACAGCTTGTTTACGCTGGAGCAGCCTGTAGCAGGCCCTAAAGCGGTTGCGGCTTAG
- the tal gene encoding transaldolase, with product MTASPSKLAQLRDLSVVVADTGDYDAIKRLKPVDCTTNPTLVKKALDLPVYDDLIERELTWGREHGGDDRTATVHEVADRLTIGVGVKLAELVPGRVSTEVDADLAHDTQATIAKARKFIAMYAERGVSKDKILIKIAATWEGIEAARQLQREGIDCNLTLIFNRSQALACAEAGVFLISPFVGRILDYYVAQGQTPASIDEDPGVVFVRTVYDEFKRRGSSTVVMGASFRSTAQIEALAGCDRLTISPDLLEKLDTEHGELPRKLSPAKADNAQITPINSDSFATDLAADPMATEKLAGGIDTFAKDLQALRKTIADKLAG from the coding sequence ATGACTGCATCCCCCTCCAAGCTTGCCCAACTGCGCGACCTGTCCGTGGTGGTCGCCGACACCGGCGATTACGACGCCATCAAGCGACTGAAGCCGGTCGATTGCACCACCAACCCCACCCTGGTCAAGAAGGCGCTGGACCTGCCGGTCTATGACGACCTGATCGAACGCGAACTGACCTGGGGCCGCGAGCACGGCGGCGACGATCGCACCGCCACCGTCCATGAAGTCGCCGACCGCCTGACCATCGGCGTGGGCGTCAAGCTGGCCGAACTGGTCCCGGGCCGCGTGTCCACCGAAGTGGACGCCGACCTGGCCCACGACACCCAGGCCACCATCGCCAAGGCACGCAAATTCATTGCGATGTACGCCGAGCGTGGCGTGTCCAAGGACAAGATCCTGATCAAGATCGCGGCGACCTGGGAAGGCATCGAAGCCGCCCGTCAGCTGCAGCGCGAAGGCATCGACTGCAACCTGACGCTGATCTTCAACCGCTCGCAGGCGCTCGCCTGCGCAGAAGCCGGCGTCTTCCTGATCTCCCCGTTCGTGGGCCGTATCCTGGATTACTACGTTGCCCAGGGCCAGACGCCGGCCAGCATCGACGAAGACCCGGGCGTGGTGTTCGTGCGCACCGTCTACGACGAGTTCAAGCGGCGCGGCTCGTCCACCGTGGTGATGGGCGCCTCGTTCCGCTCCACTGCGCAGATCGAAGCGCTGGCCGGCTGCGACCGCCTGACCATCTCGCCGGATCTGCTCGAAAAGCTCGACACCGAACACGGCGAGTTGCCGCGTAAGCTCTCGCCGGCCAAAGCGGACAACGCACAGATCACCCCGATCAACAGCGACAGCTTCGCCACCGACCTGGCCGCCGACCCGATGGCCACCGAAAAGCTGGCCGGCGGCATCGACACCTTCGCCAAGGATCTGCAGGCCCTGCGCAAGACCATCGCCGACAAGCTCGCCGGCTGA
- the msrA gene encoding peptide-methionine (S)-S-oxide reductase MsrA: MLGIGAFKQRMPRPGEALPGREQALPLHNTHLINGHPLRGEFTGLAQVQFGLGCFWGAERKFWNVPGVYTTAVGYAGGETPNATYSEVCSGQTGHTEAVLVVYDEASVSFTQLLRTFWESHDPTQGMQQGNDVGTQYRSAIYCTTQAQYDAALASRDAYQQQLDAAGYGAITTEIRFPAPTFYYAEDDHQQYLAKHPNGYCGLGGTGVSCPIGLDA, from the coding sequence ATGCTGGGAATCGGCGCCTTCAAACAACGCATGCCACGTCCGGGCGAGGCACTGCCTGGCCGCGAGCAAGCGCTGCCGTTGCATAACACGCACCTGATCAACGGCCACCCGTTGCGCGGGGAATTCACCGGCCTGGCCCAGGTGCAATTCGGGCTTGGTTGCTTCTGGGGCGCGGAACGCAAGTTCTGGAACGTGCCAGGGGTGTACACCACCGCGGTGGGCTATGCCGGCGGCGAGACACCCAATGCAACCTACTCCGAAGTGTGTTCCGGACAGACCGGCCATACCGAAGCGGTGTTGGTGGTCTACGACGAAGCGTCGGTGTCGTTTACGCAGTTGCTGCGCACGTTCTGGGAAAGCCACGACCCCACTCAGGGCATGCAGCAAGGCAACGATGTCGGCACGCAATACCGCTCTGCCATCTATTGCACGACGCAGGCGCAGTACGACGCGGCACTCGCCAGCCGCGATGCCTATCAGCAGCAGCTGGATGCTGCAGGGTATGGCGCCATCACCACGGAGATCCGTTTCCCGGCGCCCACGTTCTACTACGCCGAAGACGATCACCAGCAATATCTCGCCAAGCACCCCAATGGCTATTGCGGGCTTGGCGGCACGGGAGTGAGCTGCCCGATCGGGCTGGATGCCTGA
- a CDS encoding SgcJ/EcaC family oxidoreductase has protein sequence MRRTLFSLALALAATPALAAGVMHYTEKATLPAGGEEREVAALFDTWNAALATGNPHKVADLYAPDGVLLPTVSNEVRASREQIEKYFEMFLTKKPKGVVNYRTVRVLDDDSAVDAGVYTFTLTDKNGKKSNVQARYTFVYEKRDGKWLIINHHSSAMPEVDTRAAVAKTK, from the coding sequence ATGCGTCGCACCCTGTTCTCTCTGGCTTTGGCTCTGGCTGCCACCCCGGCGCTGGCCGCTGGCGTGATGCATTACACCGAAAAGGCCACCTTGCCGGCTGGCGGCGAAGAGCGCGAAGTCGCTGCGCTGTTCGACACCTGGAACGCCGCGCTGGCGACCGGCAACCCGCACAAGGTGGCCGATCTGTACGCGCCGGACGGCGTGCTGCTGCCGACCGTGTCCAACGAAGTGCGCGCCTCGCGCGAGCAGATCGAAAAGTACTTCGAGATGTTTCTGACCAAAAAGCCGAAGGGCGTGGTCAATTACCGCACCGTGCGCGTGCTCGATGACGACAGCGCGGTGGACGCCGGCGTGTACACCTTCACGCTGACCGACAAAAACGGCAAGAAAAGCAACGTGCAGGCGCGCTACACCTTCGTGTACGAAAAGCGCGACGGCAAGTGGCTGATCATCAACCACCACAGCTCGGCGATGCCCGAAGTGGACACGCGAGCGGCAGTCGCCAAGACCAAGTAA
- a CDS encoding type 1 glutamine amidotransferase family protein — protein MANIAVVMVDGVADWEIGVVLPAAREWFGDQVAIASIDGQPVQSIGGLRITPEFALSDLAPLEADLWILPGSERWQAGEIPGLSGLLVERVQQQRPVAAICGATLAFAYAGLLDDRAHTSNALAFLQEHVVPYAGAAHYRHEKVVSADGVITAPGTSPVGFAMACMRLLHPERTDTLAQLRGMFAGEFV, from the coding sequence ATGGCAAACATTGCAGTGGTGATGGTCGACGGCGTGGCCGACTGGGAAATCGGTGTCGTGCTGCCGGCGGCACGTGAGTGGTTCGGCGACCAGGTGGCCATTGCCAGCATCGACGGGCAGCCGGTGCAGTCCATCGGCGGCCTGCGCATCACGCCGGAATTCGCACTCTCGGATCTGGCGCCACTCGAGGCTGATCTATGGATTCTGCCAGGCAGCGAACGCTGGCAAGCCGGCGAGATTCCAGGCCTGAGCGGCCTGCTGGTCGAGCGCGTGCAGCAGCAGCGTCCGGTCGCGGCGATCTGCGGCGCCACCCTCGCCTTCGCCTATGCGGGCCTGCTCGACGACCGCGCACATACCAGCAACGCGCTGGCGTTTCTGCAGGAACACGTGGTGCCCTATGCAGGCGCAGCACACTACCGCCATGAAAAGGTCGTCAGCGCCGATGGCGTCATCACCGCGCCTGGCACCAGCCCGGTGGGTTTTGCGATGGCGTGCATGCGGCTATTGCATCCAGAGCGCACCGACACGTTGGCACAGTTGCGCGGCATGTTTGCCGGCGAATTTGTGTAA
- the ahpC gene encoding alkyl hydroperoxide reductase subunit C — MSLINTQVQPFKANAYHNGNFIEVTEASLKGKWSVLIFMPAAFTFNCPTEVEDAADNYAAFQKAGAEVYIVTTDTHFSHKVWHETSPAVGKAQFPLIGDPTHKLTRAFGVHIEEEGLALRGTFIINPEGVIKTLEIHDNSIARDVTETLRKLTAAQFVANNPGQVCPAKWKEGAKTLAPSLDLVGKI, encoded by the coding sequence ATGTCTCTCATCAACACCCAGGTCCAGCCGTTCAAGGCGAATGCGTACCACAATGGCAACTTCATCGAAGTCACCGAGGCCAGCCTGAAGGGCAAGTGGTCGGTGCTGATCTTCATGCCGGCCGCATTCACCTTCAACTGCCCGACCGAAGTGGAAGACGCCGCCGACAACTATGCCGCGTTCCAGAAGGCAGGCGCCGAGGTCTACATCGTCACCACCGACACGCACTTCTCGCACAAGGTGTGGCACGAAACCTCGCCGGCCGTGGGCAAGGCGCAGTTCCCGCTGATCGGCGATCCGACCCACAAGCTGACCCGCGCGTTCGGCGTGCATATTGAAGAAGAAGGCCTGGCCCTGCGCGGCACCTTCATCATCAATCCGGAAGGCGTGATCAAGACCCTGGAAATCCACGACAACTCGATCGCCCGCGACGTCACCGAGACGCTGCGCAAGCTGACCGCAGCCCAGTTCGTGGCCAACAATCCTGGCCAGGTCTGCCCGGCCAAGTGGAAGGAAGGCGCCAAGACCCTGGCTCCGTCGCTGGATCTGGTCGGCAAGATCTAA
- the ahpF gene encoding alkyl hydroperoxide reductase subunit F, translating into MLDANLKTQLTAYLERVTRPIQINASIDDSPAAREMLDLLEDLVLLSDKISLDVHRDDNQRKPSFALTTPGQDISLRFAGLPMGHEFTSLVLALLQVGGHPSKATAELIEQVQHLDGDYQFETYFSLSCQNCPDVVQALNLAAVLNPRIKHVAIDGALFQDEVETRQIMSVPTVYLNGELFDQGRMTLEQIVAKLDTNAAKRDAAKIAAKDAFDVLVVGGGPAGSAAAVYAARKGIRTGVAAERFGGQVLDTMSIENFISVPETEGPKMAAALEQHVRQYDVDIMNLQRAEQLVPAGADGLIEIKLANGASLKSKTVILSTGARWRQMNVPGEDQYKNKGVAYCPHCDGPLFKGKRVAVIGGGNSGVEAAIDLAGIVAHVTLMEFDDKLRADEVLQRKLRSLHNVRIITSAQTTEVLGDGQKVTGLVYTDRTGGDSQHVELEGVFVQIGLLPNTEFLRGTVELSPRGEIIVDDRGQTSVPGVFAAGDATTVPYKQIVIAMGEGSKAALSAFDYLIRSSAPVSPENVAQAA; encoded by the coding sequence ATGTTGGATGCCAACCTCAAGACCCAGCTGACCGCCTACCTGGAACGGGTCACGCGGCCGATCCAGATCAATGCGTCCATCGACGACAGCCCGGCTGCGCGCGAGATGCTCGACCTGCTGGAAGACCTGGTGCTGCTCTCGGACAAGATCAGCCTGGACGTCCACCGCGACGACAACCAGCGCAAGCCGTCGTTCGCGCTGACCACGCCGGGCCAGGACATCTCGCTGCGCTTTGCCGGCCTGCCGATGGGCCACGAGTTCACCTCGCTGGTGCTGGCGCTGCTGCAGGTGGGCGGCCACCCGTCCAAGGCCACTGCCGAGCTGATCGAGCAGGTGCAGCACCTGGACGGCGATTACCAGTTCGAAACCTATTTCTCGCTGTCGTGCCAGAACTGCCCGGACGTGGTGCAGGCGCTGAACCTGGCCGCCGTGCTCAATCCCCGCATCAAGCATGTCGCCATCGATGGCGCGCTGTTCCAGGATGAGGTCGAAACCCGCCAGATCATGTCGGTGCCGACGGTGTACTTGAACGGCGAACTGTTCGACCAGGGCCGCATGACGCTGGAGCAGATCGTCGCCAAGCTCGATACCAATGCCGCCAAGCGCGATGCCGCAAAAATCGCCGCCAAGGATGCCTTCGACGTGCTGGTGGTGGGCGGTGGCCCGGCCGGCTCGGCAGCGGCAGTGTATGCCGCACGCAAGGGCATCCGCACCGGCGTGGCCGCCGAACGCTTCGGCGGGCAGGTGCTGGACACCATGTCGATCGAAAACTTCATCTCCGTGCCGGAAACCGAAGGCCCGAAGATGGCCGCCGCGCTGGAGCAGCACGTGCGCCAGTACGACGTGGACATCATGAACCTGCAGCGTGCCGAGCAATTGGTGCCGGCCGGTGCCGATGGCCTGATCGAAATCAAGCTGGCCAATGGCGCCTCGCTCAAGAGCAAGACCGTGATCCTGTCCACCGGTGCGCGCTGGAGGCAGATGAACGTGCCGGGCGAGGACCAGTACAAGAACAAGGGCGTGGCCTATTGCCCGCATTGCGACGGCCCGCTGTTCAAGGGCAAGCGCGTGGCGGTGATCGGCGGCGGCAACTCCGGTGTGGAAGCGGCGATCGATCTGGCCGGCATCGTGGCGCATGTCACGCTGATGGAATTCGACGACAAGCTGCGCGCCGACGAGGTGCTGCAACGCAAGCTGCGCAGCCTGCACAACGTGCGCATCATCACCAGTGCGCAGACCACCGAAGTGCTGGGCGACGGGCAGAAGGTCACCGGACTGGTCTACACCGACCGCACCGGCGGCGACAGCCAGCATGTGGAACTGGAAGGCGTGTTCGTGCAGATCGGCCTGCTGCCCAACACCGAGTTCCTGCGTGGCACGGTGGAGCTGTCTCCGCGCGGCGAGATCATCGTCGATGACCGTGGCCAGACCAGCGTGCCGGGCGTGTTCGCCGCCGGCGACGCCACCACGGTGCCGTACAAGCAGATCGTGATCGCGATGGGCGAAGGTTCCAAGGCCGCCCTGAGCGCATTTGATTACCTGATCCGCTCCAGCGCCCCGGTCAGCCCCGAGAACGTCGCGCAGGCCGCATAA
- the prmC gene encoding peptide chain release factor N(5)-glutamine methyltransferase, with translation MNDDPAGIPAEQLLRQATLRIDRADAEPLLLHALGRDRAWLFAHGRDPVPPALAQAFDTLVQRRQAGEPVAYLTGSRGFWTLDLAVSTATLIPRADTEALVELALERLDHAPGRRVADLGAGSGAIALAIASERPQAQVIATDASAAALAIAQRNADSHGLSNVHCRHGSWFAPLAGERFDLIASNPPYIAAGDPHLAQGDLRYEPASALASGSDGLDDIRSIVADAPAHLRAGGWLLLEHGWDQGAAVAELLRRCGFAQVATHQDLEQRERVTLGRWEDGATR, from the coding sequence ATGAACGACGATCCTGCAGGCATCCCTGCCGAACAGTTGTTGCGGCAGGCCACACTGCGGATCGACCGTGCTGATGCCGAGCCACTGTTGCTGCATGCGTTGGGCCGTGACCGCGCCTGGTTGTTTGCGCACGGCCGCGACCCGGTGCCGCCCGCCCTGGCGCAGGCCTTCGACACATTGGTGCAGCGGCGGCAGGCTGGCGAGCCGGTGGCCTACCTGACCGGTTCGCGTGGGTTCTGGACCCTGGATCTGGCAGTCTCCACCGCCACGCTGATTCCACGTGCCGATACCGAGGCGTTGGTCGAACTGGCGCTCGAGCGGCTGGACCATGCGCCCGGCCGGCGCGTGGCCGATCTGGGCGCCGGCAGCGGTGCGATCGCACTGGCGATCGCCAGCGAGCGGCCGCAGGCGCAGGTGATCGCCACCGACGCCAGCGCAGCCGCGCTCGCCATCGCCCAGCGCAATGCCGACAGTCATGGCCTATCGAACGTGCACTGCCGCCACGGCAGCTGGTTCGCGCCGCTGGCAGGCGAGCGCTTCGACCTGATCGCCAGCAACCCGCCGTATATCGCTGCCGGCGACCCGCATCTTGCGCAGGGCGACCTGCGCTACGAGCCGGCCAGCGCGCTGGCCTCCGGCAGCGACGGGCTGGATGACATCCGTTCGATCGTGGCCGATGCGCCCGCGCATCTGCGCGCAGGCGGCTGGTTGCTGCTCGAGCATGGCTGGGATCAGGGAGCGGCGGTGGCCGAACTGCTGCGCAGGTGCGGGTTTGCGCAGGTGGCCACGCACCAGGATCTGGAACAGCGCGAGCGGGTGACATTGGGACGCTGGGAGGATGGCGCTACGCGGTGA
- a CDS encoding ATP-binding protein, translating into MTAMAVRWNDWPITRKSLAVVTLPLLLLAVALMAIYSVERQNIAAENDVRQTLEVLSDLYEAHALLAETAAGVRGYRLVRRDEFLTPYRYAEPRLQPVADRLSQRITDPVQAKRFARIKPLFAEKMQGWRRLLAPDLSREEEIRQLWDGKYKLDILRAELRELRDYETAQLQVRTAKAQGLRQRNLIITLSAAMLGGLGAVFAVAWFASALSGRLRTLAANADRLGEGLPLAPQPRAGDELGQVGQRLAQASELLAARAAEAQLARSEAETANRAKTEFLSRSSHELRTPLNAILGYAQVLEMDLPEPGHRRHLQHILGAGRHLLGLITELLDIARIEADQLDLSPEPVPVDAAVHEALALIAPDAEKHGIHLQPPAIEGAWTVRADAQRLRQVLLNLLSNAVKFNRPGGNVQVSAQADGEQVRITVADQGQGLTPPQIQRLFTPFERLGAERSAVEGTGLGLALSKKLIEAMGGQIGVDSSRDGARFWISLPQGEPQRGEPARTLLPPSTSGSGVCRLLSIEDNPSNQALIRTLTERRPQWQLLEAASLAQARELLQHGLPDLILLDLHLSDGNGEELLRELQAQPTTAQLPVVVISADATTATLARVGDQGVRAYLTKPLDVAEFFTVIDRLLA; encoded by the coding sequence ATGACTGCAATGGCGGTGCGTTGGAATGATTGGCCGATCACCCGCAAGAGCCTGGCGGTGGTCACCCTGCCACTACTGTTGCTGGCCGTCGCGCTGATGGCGATCTACAGCGTGGAGCGGCAGAACATCGCCGCCGAAAACGATGTGCGCCAAACCCTGGAAGTGCTGAGCGACCTGTACGAAGCGCACGCGCTGCTGGCGGAAACCGCGGCCGGCGTGCGTGGGTACCGGCTGGTGCGCCGCGATGAATTCCTGACCCCATATCGCTATGCCGAACCACGCCTGCAGCCGGTGGCCGATCGGCTTTCGCAACGCATCACCGACCCGGTGCAGGCGAAGCGCTTTGCGCGCATCAAACCGTTGTTCGCCGAGAAGATGCAGGGCTGGCGTCGTCTGCTGGCGCCGGACCTCAGCCGCGAGGAAGAGATCCGGCAGCTGTGGGACGGCAAATACAAGCTCGACATCCTGCGCGCGGAACTGCGCGAACTGCGCGATTACGAAACGGCACAGTTGCAGGTGCGCACTGCAAAAGCGCAAGGCTTGCGGCAGCGCAATCTGATCATCACCCTGAGCGCGGCAATGCTCGGCGGCCTGGGCGCGGTCTTTGCAGTGGCCTGGTTCGCTTCGGCGCTGTCCGGGCGCCTGCGCACGCTGGCCGCCAATGCCGACCGGCTCGGCGAAGGCCTGCCGCTGGCCCCCCAGCCCCGCGCGGGCGACGAACTGGGCCAGGTCGGGCAGCGCCTGGCGCAGGCCAGCGAACTGCTGGCTGCACGCGCGGCCGAAGCCCAGCTCGCGCGGAGCGAGGCCGAAACCGCCAATCGCGCCAAGACCGAATTCCTCTCCCGCAGCAGCCACGAACTACGCACCCCGCTCAATGCGATCCTGGGCTATGCGCAGGTGCTGGAGATGGATCTGCCCGAACCCGGGCACCGCCGTCATCTGCAGCACATTCTCGGCGCCGGTCGGCATCTGCTCGGATTGATCACCGAACTGCTGGATATCGCACGTATCGAGGCCGACCAGCTGGATCTGAGCCCGGAGCCGGTTCCGGTGGACGCGGCGGTGCACGAAGCGCTGGCCCTGATCGCACCGGATGCCGAAAAGCATGGCATCCACCTGCAGCCGCCAGCCATCGAAGGCGCGTGGACAGTCCGCGCCGACGCCCAGCGTCTGCGTCAGGTGCTGCTCAACCTGTTGTCCAATGCCGTCAAGTTCAATCGCCCCGGCGGCAATGTGCAGGTGAGCGCACAGGCGGACGGCGAGCAGGTGCGCATCACCGTGGCCGATCAGGGCCAGGGGCTGACGCCGCCGCAGATCCAGCGTCTGTTCACGCCGTTCGAGCGGCTGGGCGCCGAACGCTCGGCGGTGGAAGGCACCGGCCTGGGGCTGGCGCTGAGCAAGAAGCTGATCGAGGCGATGGGCGGGCAGATCGGCGTGGACAGCAGCCGCGATGGTGCGCGCTTCTGGATCTCGCTGCCGCAGGGCGAACCGCAGCGCGGCGAACCGGCGCGCACGCTGTTGCCGCCCAGTACCAGCGGCAGCGGCGTGTGCCGCTTGCTGAGCATCGAAGACAACCCGTCCAACCAGGCCCTGATCCGCACGCTCACCGAGCGCCGCCCGCAATGGCAACTGCTGGAGGCAGCCAGCCTGGCGCAGGCGCGCGAGCTGCTGCAGCACGGTTTGCCTGACCTGATCCTGCTGGACCTGCACCTGAGCGACGGCAACGGCGAGGAGCTGTTGCGCGAGCTGCAGGCGCAGCCAACCACGGCGCAGCTGCCGGTGGTGGTGATCAGCGCCGATGCCACCACCGCCACCCTGGCGCGCGTGGGCGATCAGGGCGTGCGCGCGTATCTGACCAAACCGCTCGATGTGGCGGAATTCTTCACCGTGATCGACAGGCTGCTGGCATGA
- the rnk gene encoding nucleoside diphosphate kinase regulator, which translates to MTSQHHSGLPPSILVSSHDLARLEALLDSPAFNKHPAATALSDELGRARLLPPDQIPGDVVTMHSRIECEDQLHGERHTLTLVYPHEADVQHGRISVLAPVGSALLGLSVGQSIDWRTPDGRDLRLRVTAVQDQPAATGDFQRVAR; encoded by the coding sequence ATGACTTCGCAACATCACAGCGGCTTGCCGCCATCCATTCTTGTCTCCAGCCACGACCTCGCACGGCTTGAAGCCTTGCTAGATTCCCCCGCGTTCAACAAACATCCCGCCGCCACCGCGCTGAGCGATGAACTGGGCCGCGCACGCCTGCTGCCGCCCGACCAGATTCCCGGCGATGTCGTCACCATGCACTCGCGCATCGAATGCGAAGACCAACTGCATGGCGAACGGCATACGCTCACCCTCGTGTACCCGCACGAGGCCGATGTGCAGCACGGCCGCATCTCGGTGCTTGCGCCGGTCGGCAGTGCGCTGCTTGGCCTGTCGGTCGGTCAGAGCATCGACTGGCGCACGCCTGACGGGCGCGACCTGCGCCTGCGCGTGACGGCCGTGCAAGATCAACCCGCTGCCACTGGCGACTTCCAGCGCGTGGCGCGCTAA
- a CDS encoding helix-turn-helix transcriptional regulator: METPTNAGDWRLSLRREASDSARWQALWEAAVALRQAHTPEHACDAVLGRVLLLLGLEHGAVLAQRGPRAQVLASRGRALPPGASAAGDGHEAAWLMPPRPSDMREAKVPIHALGTTHGMLCVAWNDNRPAPGNDDVQALQAFALLLPAMVAEPAKPIATRRRKPMQDDRLSALSKREKQVLSLLPRGLTNATLAAELGISPGTVKVHVERILQKLEVKDRTQAAVYAVQAGLAL; encoded by the coding sequence ATGGAAACCCCTACCAATGCTGGAGATTGGCGCCTGAGCTTGCGACGCGAGGCATCCGATAGCGCGCGCTGGCAGGCGTTATGGGAGGCGGCCGTGGCGCTGCGTCAGGCGCACACACCGGAGCACGCTTGCGATGCGGTGCTGGGCCGCGTACTGCTGTTGCTGGGCCTGGAACATGGCGCCGTCCTCGCCCAGCGCGGTCCGCGCGCGCAGGTGCTTGCCAGCCGCGGGCGGGCGTTGCCGCCCGGTGCCAGTGCGGCCGGCGATGGCCACGAAGCGGCCTGGCTAATGCCGCCGCGCCCGAGCGATATGCGCGAAGCCAAGGTGCCGATCCATGCACTGGGCACAACCCACGGCATGCTCTGCGTGGCCTGGAACGACAACCGCCCCGCGCCCGGCAACGACGACGTGCAGGCGCTGCAGGCCTTTGCACTCTTGCTGCCGGCGATGGTGGCCGAACCGGCCAAGCCGATCGCCACGCGTCGGCGCAAACCGATGCAGGACGACCGCCTAAGCGCGCTGAGCAAGCGCGAAAAACAGGTACTGTCGCTGCTGCCACGCGGACTCACCAACGCGACGCTTGCAGCTGAACTGGGGATTTCTCCCGGCACGGTGAAAGTGCATGTCGAACGCATCCTGCAGAAACTTGAGGTAAAAGATCGCACCCAGGCCGCGGTGTACGCGGTGCAAGCCGGACTCGCGCTATGA